From the genome of Solanum stenotomum isolate F172 chromosome 5, ASM1918654v1, whole genome shotgun sequence:
GTATGGATTGTGGaggaaaaaacaataaaaatagagGAATATGATGGAGAAAATGATTGTGTGGAGATgcttttaatttgtcaaaatcttatttttaattacttggataaaaaaaatcacatgtcATTTGGTCATTggttactctctttttttttaatgtatttttttggGACTTTAAATGAGTTGACATGATCTAATTTCATATTTAATCTATAATTAACACCTACTTAGAATTTAGGAGATTgtaataaaatgacaaaatgtTAGTATATTGtgtctaaaataattaaaatatctaaataaaaattgataccAACGTTTCGGTTTTTATTGAAAATGACacaatcaaaaaaatttaaaacgaTAGAAAAGTTAGGCAATACATAAATTAGTGACGTGACAAATGTATATAGGCATGGAATATGAGTAGAAAAATGGAGAGAAAGAGGGACCATACCTTCAGTGCATCAAAGGTCGACGTCATTTCAGATGCTCGCTTAGCCACGTGATGAGCGAGGTTCCCGCCGGCACTATCTCCGGCAAGGAAGCAGCGAGATAAATCGACATTTTCCGGCAATAGCTCACGGTTCTTCTCATTGTCAAGGAACTTCAGCACATCAAATCCATCATCATACTGCGCAGGATACTTGTGTTCCGGAGCTAGCCGATAATTAACAGAGACAACAACAGCCGGGGTTTTCCTCGCGAAACGTCGGCATACGGCGTCGTACGCCGTCGTATCCGGGCTGAGATACACAAATCCGCCACCGTGAAAGAAGACGATGATCGGAAGTGAACTCAAATTCCGAGATTCATCGGTAGTTGGAATGAAGAGGCGAAACCAGAGATCGCGAGAAGAATCTACGGTGACGTCGTATGACTTAACGCCGTTAACTGGATTTGGATTGGCGGAAGTTTTAAGGCCGAAGATCCCGAGTAGCCGGCGGTTAACGGTGCCGTTTTGACGGCGAGAATAGTCGGTAATTGTAGAGACGAAGGATAGTGCAATTCGTGTCCTCCAAGGAATTCCTGGAGATGATTTCTTCTCTTGTTGCGCCATAGatgatgaaagaaaaaaacGGAGAGAAATCGTGATGTGTGGAAGCAGAAAAATTAGTTGTGAAGAAGCACAATAAGTAAGATTTAAGAGCCTGTTTGGCCAAGCAGTTGGGGAGtccaaaaagcaaaaaaaaaaaaaacaaaaggtaTTTACTTTTTTAAGAAATGAGGTGATTGACAAATTAGTGaaattactttttaataaaaatagaagcCCTTTTTTCAGGTTGGaacgaagaaaaaaaatcaatttagaaatttttaattttattttgaaaaataggtgagtcactttttttaaaaaaaataaaaaaaattgtgggttaagctcaacccgcCCCACACGGctccattgccatccctatcCCCCAACTTAGGTTACATGCCCACGTTGAAAATAGGTGAgtcacttatttatttattttttagtgtttgataagtaagaaaatattattttaaagacATTTACATCATAGGGGGATTCAGGATTTAGAGTCTATGGGCAGAGGAGTATCtaggattttgagatgatgggtgcactattacgAAAAGATggattaagaaataaatttgatcAGTTTAACATTTAGATTCTTATCACTGAAAatcattcaaattttaaaatcatagctccaaaattattttttatctatccAAACCACTTAGAGAGATGTTacccaattttaaaaagaatataaaacaagataaatgaaagattcaaatttctagccttagaggtgcacccaatcatcatcgcacaacattatatgatacttcaaGTGTGGATTCACACATCCAtgtttacatatattttttaaaataacactactatatatgaatTTAGGAGgagagcatgggttcacgtgaacccggtgactccctcctggatacgcctctatCTATGGGTGCCAAGTAGACTCATCCACTAAATCaactttattttgatttgaattaTTCGTCTTTTTCGATCTATGTGACAACTCAATCAATAAAATAGGATTAAacaacaattataaaaaaaatatataaaaaaaagagcttGTAGGTGGCGTGCTGTAATTTTACTAACCTTAGCAAAATCactattttgaaatgttctaagcataaaacaatttgagaaatacttagaaagagtcgccacgtaattttttaaagaaattaagaaaacttataattttaaaagatttaaacagaaaaaatcatttgaaaataccaaagagggttcggggttcaatttacacttcgagaagggtttaagcattcgaactgtccgctaacatgcagttgacctgcgacttgactaaaatatattttgactatttttagaaaagaatggtttaacatgaaaaaataatttacaatatttgattagctttgagaaaataattaagtaaatgccacattttattttattttagaggAAGGGATCCAAAATGGAACTTTTGACTCAAaaatacaagtgattagaattttaataaaactagattaattagaatttatttaatttgttttaaaccaatttaataaattaaaacatgaaaatcaTTTCCTATTAATTGACTAAACCTTTTGCGAAAATGataagtattattattttttattaattgaaaaggtttgactaacatttttaaagttaataaaaaatactttaacttaaaacaattttaacaTGAGTAAAATATGATTAAGCAAAAAAGCATTAAAGAACATCTCTTTTAAGTACAAAAGTTTAACTTAATTGAAGATATAAAATTTGaccaatatttgattaataaaataaatgaaaacaaCAAGTGGAATGTGTTAAAATAAACCAACACAATGAAAATGACTCGTCTTTTTGGAgaatctaattaagttatttaaagttATAGTTAAATAAGATTAGTCAACACGTAATCAAACAATTAGAAGAGTAAACGAGATAATGAAATTGGGCCCCTTCTTGGGCCAATTTCGCTATATTTTTAAGCTTCAATCTCATTTCCATTTTGCGTATACACTgaatgtatatcagtgtatatgagCTTATATATTAGCTCTTTTCATGTATTTCTTTCTTTCGGGCACCTGTATTTCGCCTCAGCCTTGTATTTTTACATTCTTGACCTGTAATTCGTTGTTCTTTCCATGTATATTTGTGTATACATCATGTATACTGCCCTCTTTTGGATTTTTTGGGATCCAAAAATTCAGTTTTCAGCCCTTTTACTGCTTTCCACCTGTTCGTCAATTTCTTTCACTCGGAAATGAGGTTGACTCGATCGAGAAAATGTAACTGGGCCTCTAAGGCCCAATCAATGAAATGCAAGGAAGATGGGTTTCCAAATACTCGGAAGGGCCGGTTCATACATAGAAAGGAACAAACGAAATAGAAATTAGTAATGGAGGACGCATTAATTCTATGCAACACAACCAAGATACATAAAATAGAACTAAGACGATttgaaagaggtacaaacctaTTCAACGTAAATCTAGACTACCAATCTAAAGCCAAATTGACTAAACTTTTCACGTGTGTAAATGAACTATGGAAGCCCACTTTTAATAGAATTTGAACATTTAAAGacatgaaaatgtttttttttttaaaatcaaaatccatTAGCAAACAAGATAGTTAATCCAAACCGGCAGTAGTACTTTCCCAAAGTAATGTAAATATTGCTAATCCTCATTAAGAGCAAAATTGCATGCCAAACTTATTTACAAAATAGTGAAGAAGAGGCAGATTCAAGTAGTCACCAGATAACACACACTTCTATAGATCATAACCCCAAAAAACGAATTCGATCGAAGCCTATTACGTCAAGTTAATCTAAATCAAGATTTCATGCCATCTAGCAACAATCAACAgaaaaatattcataattcttaGAAAATAAACTCAACCGAACTAGACCCGAACAATATCCAATAATAGAAGACAAGGTCTAATATTCAAAGGAGAAGGCTAAACCACGCCCCAAGACCATCATAAGGATTCCTAAAACACCCTCAAGACATActtggaaaataaaataaaatgagcgGCATCCTAAAGATTAATAAATGGATAACAAGAATTTTAAAGCAAGCATGACAACCAATGAATTCAGGAAGAACACAGAGAGCAGTATGAACTGAAACGAGCGTTAAACCATCTAAAAAAAACGAAGAACGAACAGTATCAAGGGACTATTGAACCAATTTTATCACTAATTCGCAGTCAACCAAGAGTCATAGACATCCCCAAATACTGACATGTAAACAACTTCACATAGTCGAGAATCAAGCAACAACACGTTAAGAGCAAAATATTTGAAGCAAAAATGAGTGTTACCTTCCAAAGTGCAGCGAACGGAGACGAAAACGAGCGAGGTAACAACGATTCCTCCACCAATCAGCGACTTAAAACCTTGGAAATTCTCAACCAACGAATGGAGAGGGTAGAGCtcagattgaaaaaaaaatggttctCTTCTCTGTTTCGAGAGTACCTCTTATAGATTTATATTTCTCTATACCTtgctatattatttttttctatctctttttttcCCCCCTTTTCCTAACAGGGATTGAAAGAGGGAATatatagaagaagaaagagtcgttttgggggggggggggaatccATTGAGAATTCAAACAATAATTTCAATCCCTTCATATTTTCGAAACCACAGTAAAGGTGATGGGAAATTTCTGAAACAGGAAAAAGGGGATGGGATGATTGCTGCAATGTATGGACGATTTCGTGAAATTCACGCCGAATTTGCCGTTTcacgtgaagaagaagaaaaaaatggacgaaGGGGTCATCTGGAATTGTATGTGTACTGTTGTATGCTTTGGAACTTGGAAGGGAAATGGGATGGGTCGGTTTGGTGTTGAAAATTGGGCTGGGCGCAGGTCATTTGGTGGACTGCTGGAAAAGGGGTATTGAATTGGAATTATTGTTGAGTTGTTGTTTGGAATGGGTTGGAATTATTTGTTGTATAGGGAATTAGAATTGGGCCTTTAGGAAGTGGCCCAAAATTATTCTTAAAAGATGGGAtaaattgttattaaataatgGATTTCAATTATTGCCGAATATAATTTAATTGGTGAATTcggctaaaatttaaacaagacgagttaatacaaattaattaatgagcttcttaatcttaacgaaataaaaaataattaacttaattataaactaattaattcaattacaaaactaattaactcaaaattataactataacttaaagtaaattaatgaaatatttaactaaaatgtaaaaacttttgtgatgattttcaaatatttataaaataacgtgattgcaaaaatatacatatttatttaaaaaatgataaaattactttaaacatagcttgaaagtattttgaatttcataaactcattaattcaaaattataaccgttcctaatatttaaaatataaaatcttttttgagacgatttttgaataatcataaaatatactaattatatacataattatgtaaaacatatatatcatctaagatttatgaaaagtgagaaactatttaaaaatcttgcaaactatattattattattattatttatttatttccattattattttatttttttagaaattttataaaactaataattttaaatcatttgaaattggcgaagctcgaaatgattaatttatattgtggagggttAAAATTGGGTGTCATCAGTGGgctatttatgaaaaaaaattatggtagTTGAGGCttgaatttcaagaataaaaagatatcatataaattgagagagtatgtatatatgtaggagtttatggatgatttttgATTTTGGGTTACATGAAAATAGTAGCAAGacttatataattatttgtCAAGATTATTGATGATCTTTCCGTTATATTTTCTTGTTGGAGAATATTTGATGCATTTAAGTgtttatgaaattatgaaattattgagaagaaaaaaaaaattatacccttttctctttttttgtattagttaataactttttttacgcgttctttaaataattataaataaaaacgaTAGTTTACTAATTTACTCTTTAAGATcattttttgcaattttttacaaattttggttacactttcaagaaaaattaattgttagtataatgaaaataaaaaaaaatattgtttaattttgttaattgaCAAATATTTAGTAATATAACTGATTAATATAggatagaaaaaaatatcaaatgttAGAAGCGGGATGAATTAGGCTAAATTTCATACTTATATTACTAATTAAAGATAAGGAAAGTagcaaaataatttgaaataatggcaaaaagaaaaaaagaaaaaaaaggttgaaaCGTTGATTATGA
Proteins encoded in this window:
- the LOC125864350 gene encoding probable carboxylesterase 18; protein product: MAQQEKKSSPGIPWRTRIALSFVSTITDYSRRQNGTVNRRLLGIFGLKTSANPNPVNGVKSYDVTVDSSRDLWFRLFIPTTDESRNLSSLPIIVFFHGGGFVYLSPDTTAYDAVCRRFARKTPAVVVSVNYRLAPEHKYPAQYDDGFDVLKFLDNEKNRELLPENVDLSRCFLAGDSAGGNLAHHVAKRASEMTSTFDALKVIGLVAIQPFFGGEERTESELKLVEVDALISVRRTDWMWNAFLPPGEGMDRDHEVINVCGPRAVDISKLDNFPATMVVVGGFDPLKDWQRRYYEWLKVSGKDVHLSEYPTMVHAFYIFPEVPEATQLILEVKDFVHNQCSKVVKN